A region of Burkholderiales bacterium JOSHI_001 DNA encodes the following proteins:
- a CDS encoding hypothetical protein (PFAM: Protein of unknown function (DUF1342)) has protein sequence MPAALRHGLLTPASRKPPALVLYEYPFNEGIRTMLRLEHLFDRLGQLLPREAPVDHHFALVTLFEIMDVAARADLKSDVLKELERHRNQMQSYRGNAQVDQTALESMLAHIDQAHHDLNQQAGKTGQALAGNEWLMSVRSRISIPGGTCEFDLPAYYAWQQRDGAHRRHDLTQWVNTMVPLGQALRLLLQLLRDSGVPHRVATQAGVFQHSLPQGRSYQLMRLRMDRLDLVPEITGHRLMLSVRLMRADAEGRLRPAGEDSSLEIALCG, from the coding sequence ACGAAGGCATCCGCACCATGCTGCGGCTCGAGCACCTGTTCGACCGGCTGGGCCAGCTGCTGCCGCGCGAAGCGCCGGTGGACCACCACTTCGCGCTGGTGACGCTGTTCGAGATCATGGACGTGGCCGCGCGTGCCGACCTGAAGAGCGATGTGCTGAAGGAACTGGAGCGGCATCGCAACCAGATGCAGTCCTACCGCGGCAATGCGCAGGTGGACCAGACAGCGCTGGAATCCATGCTGGCGCACATCGACCAGGCCCACCACGACCTGAACCAGCAGGCCGGCAAGACTGGCCAGGCCCTGGCCGGCAACGAGTGGTTGATGAGCGTGCGCAGCCGCATCAGCATCCCCGGCGGCACCTGCGAATTCGACCTGCCCGCCTACTACGCCTGGCAACAGCGCGACGGCGCGCACCGCCGCCACGACCTCACCCAGTGGGTGAACACCATGGTGCCGCTGGGCCAGGCGCTGCGCCTGCTGCTGCAGCTGTTGCGCGACTCCGGCGTGCCGCACCGCGTGGCCACCCAGGCCGGCGTGTTCCAGCACAGCCTGCCGCAGGGCCGCAGCTACCAGTTGATGCGCCTGCGCATGGACCGCCTGGACCTGGTGCCTGAAATCACCGGCCACCGGCTGATGCTGTCGGTGCGCCTGATGCGTGCCGACGCCGAGGGCCGGCTGCGCCCGGCGGGTGAAGATTCCAGCCTTGAAATCGCCCTGTGCGGTTGA
- a CDS encoding hypothetical protein (PFAM: Domain of unknown function (DUF329)) produces the protein MTRTVRCPGCGQPAEYTPENRWRPFCGERCRNHDLGAWATESYRVPAAPPQDDDDAPDLPPPQAQPH, from the coding sequence ATGACCCGCACCGTGCGCTGCCCCGGCTGTGGCCAGCCCGCCGAATACACACCGGAAAACCGCTGGCGCCCCTTCTGCGGCGAACGCTGCCGCAACCACGACCTGGGCGCCTGGGCCACCGAAAGCTACCGCGTGCCTGCGGCACCGCCGCAGGACGACGACGACGCGCCCGACCTGCCGCCGCCGCAAGCCCAGCCGCACTGA